The nucleotide sequence TAACGATACAGATAAAAAGTATCGAATACACTAGTACAATCATATATGATTGTGGTATAACCGAAAAACAATATGACACACTATTGCATTTCGATACCAAAAACCTAAAGCTATTGTACATATGAGACATTATTCCATTATTTGTCGAAAAACGGGGTTTGTTTATACATTATTCAGACCTCAACTCCTATCCTTTCAGCAATCTGCAATAACATATAAATCCTCTCATCAACTTTATACTATTTCGACTTTATACATAATTCAGTGAAAGTTGATTATAAAGATCCAAGATTTGTTAGACCCACAAAATACTAGACCAAACCAACATCGTTATCATTTGTTACATTGAGAACGAGCAACTAAGTCAAAGATGGGAAGTTTTACCTGCTTACTCATGAACGGGTAGACTTGGTATATATGTTTTAATTAAAAAATCAAATGTTTCAAGAGACATGACCAGTGAGTCAACCTGTTTGACCAGGCATAACAGTTACCCATATTGACCCAAACCCATTTTGACAATCTATCCAAAATCCACCCGACATACGCATTTTACCACTTCTAAGATATGTACGGTATACCTCTTTGAAGGAATGAACGTCAGTTCCCCAGAGCCAAGCATCACAGCCAGCATCTCGGGCACCCCATATATCATTTCTTCGGTCATCACCTACGTGGACTGCATCCTCGGGTTCTACTCCTAATAACTCGCACGCTTTTAGAAATATCGTAGGATTCGGTTTCTCTGCTGCAACCTGTAGAACAATGGCCATTATAAATATAAGTTATACATAAAATTCATATACGATCAACAGAAGTTAAGTAAACAAATCACTTACTTCAGCTGAAACAGCCAAAGCATCAAACCAGTGATCACAGTTTAAAGCACGCAGCAGAGGTCTTAATCGTGTGTCAAAATTTGAGACAATTGCCAGTTTTACCCCTGCTTTTTTCAGAGCCTTGAACACGTTTTCAGCATTTGGGTCACACAGATGCCAAGCCTTTTAATACAAACAAATAATTAGTATTAGATGTCTATTGATTGATAATTGAAATGATCAAAATGACTAAAATGAAACAAACCTTATCGGTTGTGTAATAACTATAAAGCTCCTCAAAGTAACGAGAGTCAGAACAGCCTGTTGACGAACTAACGATATGTTGCCAGAAAGGTCTTACCATCATCTACATATCTGCATATTCATACTAAACTGTGATCCAAGCTTCTTTTTACCCCCAAAATACACTAATTACATTCATCTTAACGTAAAACAGGTAATAATCAAGGGTTATCGTCAATCATGCCTCATCTTAAATACACAACTTCAGCATTTTAGTTAGCTAGTTACATTTACACAATACTAATTTCATCACCATGACTACCACTTATTACTTAATACCAAACATATTAACCATATCATATTTCACATGATTATTACCCTAAGATCACTTGCACTCAATAAATAATAACTAGATGACACACTGCCACATCAGCATGACACTACTATACCACGATGAACAACCAACAAGGGCCCACTACGAGTGCTCTTACTAGGGTGATGATCTATACACCACTTATTTTTATCATTACACCAATATATATGCTTTAATTGTAGTATTGTACAACATAAAACATGTTTAATGATGTACATGTAAAAATGGTGTACGGATGAATCTCCCTCTAAATTATACTAATACACAACCAACATCTAACTAAACAGATGTAACTTTGACTTACCTGTTGTAATTCTCTTATACGAAGTAGCTTTTCGCATAGCTTTTTGATAGAGTTTGTTAATTACATAAAATCAAACAACCTTTAACTAAACAAATACTATAAACTCACAATAAACATCTAAACAAAAATTTAGTGAATCAATAATTGATCTAAACACACTTATATAGTTATATCTATAAATAACACACCAAATAAAACAAAAATGAACAGTAAAAtgcataaattaaaataataatgtacCTGAGTCTAGATCTCCCCCATGGTTGTTCATAAGCTCTCCTATATCTCCTCAAAATCTCATCTTCACTAATTTCCACTCCATATTTTTCCCCAATTTCCCTATATATCTACAAACCCAAAATTTAGCAACAAACTACATTAATACATTAAtcaaattttaattattaaaatatatgtataatatatgtgATTTATAAGATTTAAGGTAACCTAACCTGAGCCATGGGTTGAGAAGGAATAACTAGGGTTCCAACCGCATCAACCAACAGTGCTTTATGCGTGATTCCACCATATAACGTTTTCCTATaattttcataatcttttaaaCGGAATAATACAGATGAATCCGGATCCGATTCGAGTGACGCTACTGCTGAAGATGAGTATCCATGACCCGAACCCGAATTCGTAAACGGAGTTACGCGAATCGTTGATGAGATGACATTAGATGAAGATAATAGGCGAGTAATTTTTGTTACGTGAGTTGCCATTTCAGAATTAATTCATTAATATTTAGAATCTATTGACCATCACATTCAAATTCAAAACTATTTCTAAATTTGTAGATATAATTAGATATTGATGATCTTCATGAAATCCGATTTTTTGCGAATTAATTTAATTTTCATctgaaaatgatgatgttataaagGGCCGAGGGATGGAGAAGAAGCTTTTGTACAAGGACTGTAAACCCCTTTTAGTTTTTGAAATATTCACATTTGGCCCTTGAACTTGTAGTTTTATTGGATTTGAATTATTTGTGGGCGTCATATGCTATAGCAATTTTTTGTTTTTTTCTAACAATTTACTGATATTAAAAATAAACTCTCTAGTCTCTACCAAGGAGCTAGGAAAAAGTTAAAAAATTACAATGGCTTAACGCGCTAAAAGTCTCAATTTACATCAAATTTGTCTCGACTACCAAACCAAATAAAAAACATAAAACAATTGAATCAAATAACAAATTCTTCTTCGAAGCCACAGTCGTGTATAATCTATCTTTAACTTCCAATCTTTCACGCCAATCATGATATCAAGACAACCACTCGAACTAATCTTTAATATCCGGCATGGGAATATTAACCCATATACGGACGCAACGCCAAATTTCTTTCGCAACTTGAAAATCAAACATGACATGACTTATTGATTCAATACCTTACctcaacaacgtacgacttatttgatcaatttaaATCCATATTCTTAAGAGATTTTGTCCAGTTGGTAGTCGGACTCTCTCAATCGTCCATAGAAGTATGTTAATATTTCGTGGCAAATATTTGCTCCATCTTGTACTTGGCTCGCTGGAAGGCAACCGAGCCTCATCCATATAACGTCTAGTGCATGAGACGGAAAACAATACATCTTCACCAATGCTCCATCTCCAGGAATCGGGTGAGTGACTCAGAAAAGTGTTCCTGAGTGCCGCTTTCAGCTCAAACAAAGACATATTTTGGGCATCTACTATATTCCACGACCAAGTCCATGAACCATCAACTAGGCGATCTGCAACCTTACACTCTTTCTTAACCTCCTGATAAAGGCGTCGAAATTTATCTTTTAGAATACCGTCCCCAAACAATTGTCGTTCCAAAAGTGAACCAATTGTCCATTACAAATGGAAGCGAACAAAACATTTTCGGGAATCACTCATGTCGTTTCTTTCTGAAAGGCATCCATCACACCGGACCAAATACCTTTTCACAATAATGCAAACCCGTCAGAATCACTCTAATAACCTTCGCCTAAATTGCATTAGGATCGCTTTTAAACCGCCAAACCCATTTAAAAATTAGGGCATTATTAAAAGCCCGTAAACTACCAATATCGAGACCATCATTTTCACGAGCGACTAACGTTTGGTCAGATCCAATCCAATGTAACTTGCATTTGGAATGTGATGTGCCCCAGAAAAAATTAGCCCAATACGTTTCTAGTTTATTGATCACGGTTTGCGGGCATCGAAACAAGGAAAGATAACAAATTTCCAAACTTCTTAACACCGCCTTCACGAGAGTAGATATATCGCCAATTGAAAGAAGGTTCGATTTCCACACTAATAACTTCTTTAAAAGCGATCCTCGAGATATTTCCAATTTGATATCAAACTCATATTCACGCCAATTGGAATGCCTAAATATTAAAAAGGGAAAGCCCTTCTAGAACAACCAAACTCGTGTACGTGCGAGTCAATAACATCGTCCGAGACACCAATGTCGAAAAGGTGTGACTTAGCAACATTAATCTTCAGTCTCGATAATCAATAAAACTTATCCATAACCGAGAGAGTATTTACGAGACTATCATAATTCCATTCTGACTAGATTATCGCGTCATCCACATAAAATAAATGATATAAATTCAAACACGAATCATCCACTTTAACACTAATGATATGCCTCGCATCCaccttatttttaatatataaatgcaaACCATCCATAATAATAAGGAAAAGATGGTTAATAAGGATATATGACGGGTGACAAATCGAAAGCCATTGATAGAGGCGGACTCAAGCTCTCTTTAATATCATGTTGAATAACGAAAACCTCGTAAGGATCGTTATAAGAGTACAATATATAATAGTATGTAACTCTAAAACCTTAAATTTACAACACGTCAACCTTAAGTAATgtaaacaagttaaaatataatatgATCATCTAATCTGTTAGTGGTAGAATCGTCTCTCCATAAGCAAccgttgtgtagtgacccgaactttttcatatttatatatataaatatatataatgaaattgatatttacatgattaaatgtttccaacatgttaagaaatcaaacttgttaagacttaattatttgaaatgagtttcatgtagacaattgaccacccgagttgactggcgattcacgaacgttaaaacttgtaaaaacgacatgatgatatatatatatggacatatatatggttaacatgagattatgataagtaagtatctcactaagtatattaacaatgtgtgatatacataaaaaaaataaaatgagaatattgaattataaaGCTCGAAACGatgtacataacgattatcgttataacaacgtcttactaaatacatatgtattgtattaagatattgatatactatatttaacatgataaaacgataattaagtatatcattgagtgtattaacaatgaactatacaaataaaatgagactactaacttaaggatttcgaaacaatgtatatatatatatatatatatatatatgtaacgattatcgttataatagtattttaacatatatatatatatatatatgatgttaagatatattcatacctcatgttatcatgttaacataacaatttaacatctcatttaagtataataataataatgaattaattacaattaacaagatcgttaacttaaaggtttcaaaacaacacttacatgtaacgactaacgatgacttaacgactcagttaaaatgtatatacatgtagtgtatttagatgtattagtacacttttgaaagacttcaagacacatatcaaagtacttctacttaacaaaaatgcttgcaattacatcctcattcattttcatcaacaattctactcgtatacacccgtattcgtactcgtacaatacccagctactaaatatatttactattggtatatacactccaatgatcagctcttagcagcccttgtgagtcacctaaacatgtggaaaccatcatttggcaactagcatgaaatatctaacaaaaatacaaactaaatggAACCTTATATGGCATGCATATTCACGTTTTCATCTACCACCATTATCACTTTCATTTTTTCAACattcatgcatcaaacacatctctctcttgttctctcttgatgttctaagtgttcttcatcatcttcatcaaaatctagctcaatctagctcataaatcctaacctagatcaacatacaaaacaacaactcaagaacacatcaagaacactttcaagtttactagtttacttccaatcttgcaaatccatttcaagtgattatccaatctcaagaaatctttcttatttacagtaagatatctttctaattcaaggtaatactcatactcaaactttgattcaatttctataactataacaatattatttcgagtgaaaatcttacttgaacatgtttttcgtgtcatgattctacttcaagaactttcaagccatccaagaatcctttgaagttagatcaaattttgtcacttccagtagatttacctactaaacttgaggtagtaatgatgttcataacatcattcgattcatacatataaaactatcatattcgaagatttaaacttgtaatcactagaacatagtttagttaattctaaacttgttcgcaaataaagttaatccttctaacttgacttttaaaattaactaaacacatgttctatatctatatgatatgctaacttaatgatttaaaacctgagaacacgaaaaacaccgtaaaaccggacatacgccgttgtagtaacaccgcgtgctgttttgcgtttgataattaaaaactatgataaactttgagttaaaagttgttcttctggaaaaaggatttttcttatggacatgaaactatatccaaaaattatggttaaactcaaagtggaagtatgtttctcaaaatggtcatcaagacgtcattttttcgactgaaatgactacctcttacaaaattgacttgtaacctgtttttctgactataaacttatactttttctgtttagtttcataaatttcagttcattatgaaaccatagcaacttgaatcactcaaaacggatttaaaacggagaaattatgggtaaaacaagattggataattttacttgttgtagctacgcgaAATttataacaaatttatacaaatcataacttaactaacttatattatattatacatgtattctaacatatattatgtaatcctgggataccatagatacgaatACAATgtattgacatatcatatcgacccatctatatatatatttcggaacaaccatagacactctatatgcagtaaagtttgagttagctatacagggttgaggttgattccaaaataatatatatactttgagttgtgatctagcctgaaactTGTATACatggggtcgtggattgattcgagataatatatattgctttatttctgtacatctaaatgtggacaactagttgtaggttactaacgaggactgctgacttaacaaacttaaatcattaaaatgtaataaaaatgttgtaattatattttgatcatactttgatatatatgtacatatttgttataggttcgtgaatcgaccagtggccaagtcttatttccggcaaagtaaaaatctgtgaaagtgagttatagtcccattttttaaatctaatatttttgggataagaatacatgcagttttataaatgttttacaaaatagacacaagtaattgaaactacattatatggttgaatgatcgaagccgaatatgcccctttttagcttggtagcctaagaattagggaactggcccctaattgaaacccccattctggaatttggaatgctttagtacttcgagtttatcatgtccgatgggtgtcccgaaatgatggggatattctatatgcatattgttaatgtcggttaccaggtgttcaccatatgaatgaattttatgcagattgcatgttattgaaaaatgaaaatgaaaatcttgtggtctattattacgaatttataaatatataggttaaacatataactcaccaacatttttgttgacgtttaaagcatgtttattctcaggtgattattaagagctttcactgttgcatgctaaattatggacaagagttggagtcagcatgcttgtataatattgtttaaaaactgcattcgaagatttaaattgatgtgtaatattattgtaaaccattatgtaataatcgtgtgaaaacgctatattttagattatcattatttgataatcgtcgtaatattttaaacctttatcgataaaataaaggttatggtttgttttaaaatcgaatgcagtctttgaaaaacgtctcatatagaggtcaaaacctcgcaacgaaatcaattaatatggaacatttataatcgatatgaacgagacatttcagttggtatccgagcgttggtcttagagaaccagaattttgcattagtgtgtcttaccgagtttgttaggatgcattagtgagtctggacttccaccgtgttttcttcaaaaacgattgcttaacactttttgttggaaactatatattattaacatgtaaatattatgtgatatattaatctcttaacgtgtttgatattgtgtgatagatgtctacttctagtacaaatcccatcgactcacctaataataatgaatagtcgaatatattttgggaagattcacaaaatcccgaggaagaaccggaagaggaggaaccggaagaggaggaaccggaagaggaggaaccgaaagaagaggaaccggaagaagaggaaccggaagaagaagaggttctgaaagaagaaatattaatacctacagttaaaagattaaataaaagaaaatcctcaaccaacggaccaaagttaataatggtcaatggtgtttccgccgaggaaacaaaatattgggaaaattaccaattttctgatgaatcggatcccgacgaggattccgatgatgttatagaatttacctcgacccaatttgaaaaagcaaaagaaaacaatatgggaaaaggtatcaaaatagagaaacctgattacaaccccgatgaactttatatatatcgtaaacacccgtacttcttaaattttaacaataacccgggaacctctaagccaccaggtttttctaaaccattgtgaaaacgacggctcgtattaggggagcaccatatatccctagaaaattagcgaaacgaaccaagtccgaagaggaagaaacgagtgagtcggaataaagaattgtaatcatgttgtgtaatatatgtattgtagtgtgcttgtattttcatgttatgtaaaaattgcttgtattatatgttatttatcttttacgaatctaatcctcatctattttacagtataaaaacacacaatggacgttaaggatagacaaccgaatattctagaagacctacccggggacatgattggtgaaatcttgtctagagtcggtcagagttcatcggcacaattatttatgacgaaattagtttgtcaaacatttggaagacgttccaggcatgccttagtttataaaaggcttttctttaatagatggggtatatcacattggggagaccataagttacgctgtgttttctttaaagcattgaatgcggggaacccagatgcaattttacgctatgggttgagagcctattttgactctacctatcccaacataggacttcgttctttagaaagagcttctaacatgcaacataaagaagcatgttatgtctacgggttagtaatgttcgattctcaccaaattgagaaaaagaacataggattgcaactactaaataaaacattcccacaagtgacggattcagtagttgggtgagaaatgagatttttagattattacggggctgttgggcattacgaaaccctcgtgcttttgacgacattacaacatgttgcctagccaacggtcataacggttattttccacaagaccaaggatgggaaatagtcttagtaaaaccaaaatgtataacttgtttctggacttacgaattacttgtctttattgcctttgctgaacgacttgcgtactagctagaattatcttgtatcaaagttatcgtgtgctatatttcatgctatatgtaaaatagcggtattgtaagtttgtaaaatattgaataaaagtttgaaaatgaaatattattataaacagtttttcatatagaattgtagtagttgaattgtatattagctattaagtatgaacttaacgggtaggtactacccgaatgaaaaattataaaacgctaatatgaagaaaaagcttttatatataagttcatattatgctacgaaatactattgaatactcttaatattctatatgattaacttaattcttttggctatttttgaaggaaatggcaccgactactcgtcagaacttgaacatgagcgatgaAGACTtcagtgttttccttgcagcaaacgtagccgcagtacagcctgcgatgcaaaataacaataactctggatctagcaatggaactaattccacaagaaatcgtgtaggatgctcctacaaagaattcactgcctgcaaacctctggaattcgatggaaccgagggtccaattggattaaaacggtggaccgagaaggtcgaatcggtgttttccataagtaagtgcactgaataagataaagtaaagtacgctacgcataccttcacaggcactgcgttaacatggtggaatacctatctcgagcaggtgggacaagatactgcctacgcgttaccgtggtcagcattcaagcacttgatgaacgagcagtatcgtcccagaaatgaggtcaataagctcaaggtagagcttagaggattacgaacgcaaggattcgacattaccacgtatgaacgacgatttacagagttgtgcctattatgtccaagagtgttcgaagatgaagaagagaagatcgacgcatttgttaaagggttaccagaaaggattcaagaagatgtgagttcacacgagcccgcctccatacaaaaggcaagctgtatggctcacaaactagtaaaccagattgagggatggattaaggagcaggcggccgaagaggccaacatgaaacaagtcaagagaaagtgggaaaaaaccagtgacaagggtcaccaatacaacaacaacaacaatcacaaccacaatcacaataacaatcaaaacaaccgcaacaacaatcgcaacaataaccgcaatccaaataataactacaacaaacgtccaacaataacaacaactacaacaatcatttcaacaacaataaaaattccaacaacaatctcaacaacaacaatggcaacaaaaaccaaaaatgccaaaggtgtgaagagtaccaccagaatgagttctgcatgacattttgcaccaagtgtaaaagaactggccatggtgcgagaaagtgtgaggtctatggcccaatgaataacagaaataaaagaacagataatgtcggaacaagtaacgccacctttgtttgttatggatgtggaaaaccgggccacattaggagtaattgcccgaacacagggaaaaataatgggcaaagtcgtggaagagttttcaatattaatgcggcagaagctcaggaagacccggagcttattacgggtacgtttctcattgacaataaatctgcttatgttttatttgattcgggtgtagatagaagctatatgagtagagatttttgtgctaaattaagttgtccattgacgcctttgggtagtaaatttttactcgaattagcaaacggtaaattaatttcagcagataaaatatgtcggaatcgagaaattaaactggttagcgaaacatttaagattgacttaataccagtagagttagggagttttgaggtgataatcggtatggactggttgaaagaagtgaaagcagagatcgtttgttacaaaaatacgattctCATCATGcgcaaaaaaggaaaacccttaatggtgtacggagaaaagaacaacgcgaagttaaatcttattagtaacttgaaggcgcgaaaactaataagaaaaggttgctatgccgttctagcacacgtcgagaaagtcaatatcgaagaaaagaacatcaatgatgttcccgtcacaaaagaatttcccgatgtatttccgaaagaattaccgggactacctccgcaccgatctgttgaatttcaaatagatctcgtaccaggagctgcaccaatagctcgtgctccatatagactcgcacccagcaaaatgaaggaactccaaagccaattacaagaacttttagagcgtggttttatacgaccaagtacatcaccatggggagctcctattttgtttgtcaaaaagaaggatggtacattcaggttgtgtatcgactaccgagagttgaacaaacttaccatcaagaaccgttatccacaaccgataatcgacgatttatttgatcagctgcaaggttcgtcagtttactcgaagattgatttacgttctggatatcatcaaatgcgggtgaaggaggatgatattccaaaaactgcttttaggacgcgttacggtcattacgagtttatggttatgccgtttgggctgactaacgcaccagctgtgttcatggacctcatgaactgagtgtgtggaccataccttgataagtttgtcattatttttatcgatgacatacttatttactcaaagaatgatcaagagcacgaagaacatttgagaaaatgctagaattgttgagaaaaTAAAAatggtacgctaagttttcaaagtgtgcattttggttggaagaagtccaattcctcggtcacatagtgaacaaagaaggtattcaagtggatccagcaaagattgaaaccgttgaaaagtgggaaaccccgaaaactccgaaacatatactccaatttttaggactggctggttactacagaagattcatccaagattttttcaaaatagcaaaacctttgactgcattaacgcataaagggaagaaattttaatggaaggatgaacaagagaaagcgtttcaattgttaaagaaaaagctaactacggcacatatattgtcattgcctgaagggaatgatgattttgtgatttattgtaacgcttcgaagcaaggtcttggttgtgtattaatgcaacgaacgaaggtaattgcttatgcgtccagataattgaagattcacga is from Rutidosis leptorrhynchoides isolate AG116_Rl617_1_P2 chromosome 10, CSIRO_AGI_Rlap_v1, whole genome shotgun sequence and encodes:
- the LOC139872310 gene encoding LOW QUALITY PROTEIN: putative uncharacterized hydrolase C7D4.05 (The sequence of the model RefSeq protein was modified relative to this genomic sequence to represent the inferred CDS: deleted 1 base in 1 codon) codes for the protein MATHVTKITRLLSSSNVISSTIRVTPFTNSGSGHGYSSSAVASLESDPDSSVLFRLKDYENYRKTLYGGITHKALLVDAVGTLVIPSQPMAQIYREIGEKYGVEISEDEILRRYRRAYEQPWGRSRLRYVDDGRPFWQHIVSSSTGCSDSRYFEELYSYYTTDKAWHLCDPNAENVFKALKKAGVKLAIVSNFDTRLRPLLRALNCDHWFDALAVSAEVAAEKPNPTIFLKACELLGVEPEDAVHVGDDRRNDIWGARDAGCDAWLWGTDVHSFKEIAERIGVEV